In Niveispirillum cyanobacteriorum, the following proteins share a genomic window:
- a CDS encoding UbiH/UbiF/VisC/COQ6 family ubiquinone biosynthesis hydroxylase, with protein MSVQNADHQADVIIVGGGLSGLTLACALGTAGVSTLVIDREPAEDTLQPDFDGRTTAIAYGAGTVLMGAGVWDHLDGNVGPMLDIRVTDQSSPLFLHYDHREVGDRPFGWIIENRVLRHALYRRLKQLPAVTHLAPATVTHMERAASGVRVTLADGQAAAGRLVVGADGKKSFCREQAGIKQIGWSYRQHAIVCTIRHTGPHGGVAVEQFLPAGPFAMLPLAGGHHTSIVWTEPSDRVDFYMNLSEERFTEELQLRVGDWLGDVTPVAGRWSWPLGLSHAERYIDTRLALVSESAHGMHPIAGQGLNVGIRDLAALAEVVVDAIRVGLDPGAPDVLERYQRWRRTDTVTLLATTDALVRLFSNDIKPLGHARRLGMAAINNLAPLKPAKQFFMRHAMGIVGELPRLVRGEAL; from the coding sequence CATCATCGTCGGCGGGGGCCTTTCCGGCCTGACGCTGGCCTGTGCGCTGGGAACCGCCGGTGTTTCCACGCTGGTCATCGACCGGGAACCGGCGGAAGACACGTTGCAGCCCGACTTCGATGGGCGCACGACGGCCATTGCCTATGGCGCCGGGACGGTGCTGATGGGGGCGGGGGTCTGGGATCATCTGGATGGCAATGTCGGGCCGATGCTGGACATCCGCGTCACCGACCAATCATCGCCCCTGTTCCTGCATTATGACCATCGGGAGGTCGGCGACCGCCCCTTTGGCTGGATTATTGAGAACCGGGTTCTGCGCCATGCGCTGTACCGCCGACTGAAACAGTTGCCCGCCGTCACGCATCTGGCGCCCGCCACGGTGACCCACATGGAACGGGCCGCGTCGGGCGTGCGCGTCACCCTGGCCGATGGGCAGGCTGCCGCAGGGCGGCTGGTGGTGGGGGCCGACGGCAAGAAAAGCTTCTGCCGCGAACAGGCCGGCATCAAGCAGATCGGCTGGTCTTATAGGCAGCACGCCATCGTCTGTACCATCCGTCATACCGGCCCGCATGGCGGGGTGGCGGTGGAGCAGTTCCTGCCCGCCGGCCCCTTTGCCATGCTGCCACTGGCGGGCGGCCACCATACCAGCATCGTCTGGACCGAGCCGTCGGATCGTGTCGATTTCTACATGAACCTGTCGGAAGAACGGTTCACGGAAGAACTGCAACTGCGCGTCGGCGACTGGCTGGGTGACGTCACGCCGGTGGCCGGGCGCTGGTCCTGGCCGCTGGGCCTGTCGCATGCTGAACGTTATATCGACACGCGTCTGGCACTGGTCAGCGAAAGTGCCCATGGCATGCACCCGATTGCGGGCCAAGGCCTGAATGTCGGCATTCGCGATCTGGCCGCCCTGGCCGAGGTGGTGGTGGATGCCATCCGGGTCGGCCTGGACCCCGGCGCGCCAGACGTGCTGGAGCGGTATCAGCGCTGGCGCCGCACCGACACGGTGACCCTGCTGGCCACCACCGATGCGCTGGTCCGGCTGTTCAGCAATGATATCAAGCCGCTGGGCCATGCCCGCCGGCTGGGCATGGCGGCCATCAACAATCTGGCCCCGCTGAAGCCTGCCAAGCAGTTCTTCATGCGCCATGCCATGGGCATCGTGGGTGAGTTGCCGCGTCTGGTGCGGGGCGAGGCGCTGTAA